The Hyla sarda isolate aHylSar1 chromosome 2, aHylSar1.hap1, whole genome shotgun sequence genome includes the window aaaaatcctcccactgtcagcttgtgtcccgctactgtcagtgaggacaagctgggagttgtagttttgctaatgctagtgaagatgtgagcagacagcatactgagggagggggcggagacctgtacagtgaggccacgccccctcccttttgagaggaattcagactagtgagctaattaaaagtgtaataaaaaaataaagttgctagacacataaaaattagatgtacatggtcaggattaggtactgagtgatatattaaaaaaaaattttttttgttggatttgacgggtatgctttaaatTTATATAAATAGTGTATTCAAAGTGCAAAAATAgggactaagggggagatttatcaaaacctgtccagagaaaaagttgttgaggtgcccatagcaaccaatcagatcgcttcttcatttctgaaaagactttcgaaaaatgaaagaagtgatcttgctgctatgggcaactaaactGACTTCTCGGTATGTTTTCCAAACATTGGGGTAAATGACAGCTGTCTTTAGGTATAAAACCATTGCTGTCAGTGCTTATATGATACGTAGTGTATATACGTATTATTTTATTGGGACCTGATAGAACATCACAAAGGCAGAGAGGCGgcagaacatttttttaaacaaaataaaaacatcccAGACGCACAAGTGCACTTTACATGGGatgctattttttacattttaacccATAATTATTTTAAGTACAAAAATCTATTTTACTTGCAGAAGTGGGGTACAGCAATGGGGACCATATTCACACCTATTCAGATTCGCACCTAGTATGTAGGTCACTGGGAGGAAGATCACATATTCCCAGGTGGTCAGCTAGGTGCGGGTCTGGACCTCTGGAAACGCTTCATTGATGATGTTATTTTTATCTGGGAGGGAAGTGAAaccgttttaaaaaattttttatggatATTAATAAAAATTACTTATTTAGAATTCACTGGAGAGTATAACAAAACTGGTATTCACTTTTTAGACTTATATATCACTATAGAGGAAGGAAAAATAATAACCACTACGTatcataaaagcactgacagcaATAGTTTTATACCTAAAGACAGCTGTCCCTATTTTTGCGTTTTGAATACACTATTTATATAATTCTTTGGCTTCACTGTCGATTTTttgggtaaagtgagtgatgttctTATGAAACACAATTGGTCCCGcataaatcaagccctcatatggacctGTAGCTGAAAAATTGAAAGACTTATTATAATGCAAGAAGGAACAAACTGAAATGaaaaggttttctttttttcatttgcataagCTGCTAGTTCCTATGAATTGTCTTTTCTCTGCAGATTGCTTTAGTGATTTGTTGTTATGTGGGTTTGCTTGCATTATTCTTGAGCCAAGTACTTATACCCCCCTCTaccttgttttgtatttttaggaTCGTCTGTGTGAGTGCCCCCAGTGTCTATCAGAAGCTTAAAGGACTGGTTGGCGATGAAGTGACTGTGTACTTACTGGAATATGACAGGCGGTTTTCAGTGTATGGAGATGAATTCATTTTCTATGATTACAATAACCCCTTAGATCTGCCAGAGGGGCTGCAGCACAGCTTTGATGTAGTAGTAGCGGACCCCCCGTACCTGTCTGAAGAATGTCTCTGCAAAACTGCCCAGACCATTGAGTATTTGTCTAAAGGAAAGACTCTGCTGTGCACAGGTATGTAAGAAAAATGtgtattatctggtatatatcCTGTCTAAATCTTTGTCATAAAGCAGAAATGCATTCAAAGTCTTCCACCGTTTATACACAGCATTTAATAGTACAAGCggtaataaaaaatgttatatgcCTCTTTTGGGCTCATCAGACTCCTTTCTTTCCTCCCTCCTgaactgatcactggcatgtgaATTTTGAGTTTCACTGAGAGATCGGGTTACAGCTGCTGCCCTTATAAGTCTATGGTAAAAGCAGAAGCAGCTGCTGAGAGACAAAAAATAGGCACAGACACACAGCGAAGAGAGGAAACCCTGCTCCATTATCTCTCCCACTCACTCCGCTGCTGCATAGAGGATATTATATTAAAATAATTTACCTCTGGAATAAGATTGCAGAACAAATGCTTAAACCAGAGGCTGGGTCTCTTTTTGTGTCTCTGCCTTAGTCTCCCTTTAACACAGGgtataccaaccagggtgcctccagctgtttaaaaacaactccctgcatgcccgaacagcctttggctgtcctggcatgctaggggttgtagttttgcaacagctggaggaaccctagtTGGTATACCCTGTGTTAAAGGGAGACTAAGGcagaaaacactgccctagctgcaccctagttggaaaacgCTGCGTTAGATGCTTCCTtaccatagacttatatgggcAGCAGCTGTAACCTGATCCCTCAATGAGCTAATAATCCTTCTTCATCTTTGTCTCTCTGAAGACGGATTTTGCCAATGTACTGAGAAATTGGTCAGTGCCGGAGGAAGAGAAGAGTCTGGCGAGCAGAGAAAGGGGCATACTTGGTTAATAAATGTATTACAGAGATTCCCACCACCGCTTGTACAATTGATTTTTGGAAAGTTGTTAAAACGTGAAGGTAGATCTATTGACGTAATAATGTAATACAAACCTCACAGCTTTCTGTGTATAGACTTATGGAACATATATTAAGTGTGTATATGGGAAGTTGTACTGTAAGGGAAATGTAAGTGATGGCAATATGTCACTGGTTgaacattagggtatgttcacatgtactatgtatgctgcagattttctgctgttaaGTCAGTGATAAAAAtcttctgcagaaaatctgcatatATAGTACGTGTGAACACTGCACCGCTCCGGCTTTCCCCACTGGTGCTGCAATGATGCCGTTATACTTGTGCCGCATGTGACACTCCTTGACCTCAGTGGTCATgggcagtacatgctggaagaGACCCCTGATGTAGACAGATTGATGTActccttacagcagtgtttccctaccagggtgccttcagctgttgcaaatctacaactcccagcatgcccggacagcctttggttgtccgggcatgctgggagttgtagttttgcaacagctggaggcacactgtttgggaaaccctgccttATGAGTTAGATTTTACTCGGACTTCTCTTTTCTTGTCTTCCAGGTGCAGTGATGGAAGATTTAGTGGCTCAGAAACTTGGACTGAAGATGTGCAAATTTATTCCAAAGCACAACCGTTCACTTGCCAATGAGTTTAGGTGTTTTGCAAACTATGACATTGGTCTCGATGTTGCATCCTGAATACCTGACATCTTCTTACTGTACCTGGTAGACCTGGACCAAGTACTGAACAACAGTACACCGGCGTGAGCATCCAATGTCTTCACTGACAAACGGATCTTCTATTCACAGTCCTTCATGTGACAGTCCTATAAACTGCAGAGGCCTTAGTGGTTTCCCAGATTGGGTTTACAGATCACTGTTTCCCTGTATGTATATGTTGAATACTAAATTATGAATGCTACATCTGCAACCTGATGGGAAATCAAAGTTGGATCATtgaactataaaataaaaaaataaaaaattctaataaTTTGCTTCTTACATGGTGACTGTAAGgcggggttcacactacagaatttctaagTCTAATTATGCTTACGAATTAGGCTCGGAAATTCCTGGTGCAGCAAAGTTTCATTGTTGTCTATGGgaatccgctgcacagtgcacattaGAAAATTCCTCCAAGGAAAGATTGATCATGTTTATTGTTTTAGCGGGATACACTGAGATTTCATAGTGTGTGAACATCGCCTAAGAGTATCTCCTTTCTAGAACTGTAAAGGAGATCTTTTTCCTGGAAAGAGTAAAATGATCACAACTGGGGATGCACCGAAATTTTGGACCACGCCGCGCGagaccggaggaggaggagggggagggggggggggggaaactggggAAGTGGGGGGCCTGGACTGCACCGCACGAGACCGGGGGGGGTAGCGCTGGTGTTTGGTGCCGGTACTCACACCGGAGAGAGTGAAGTTGAAAACCCTGCCCTGCCGTGCCCACCGAAATTATCGGCACGAAATCCCCTTACCCGAAAAAGGCTGAAAGGGGCATTTTCGGCCACCGAAATTTCAGTGCATCCCTAATCACAACACTGTGCCCCCTACTGAGCAAAAAGAGACCTGCAGAGAATCAACTGCCCGTGATGACATGTTCAGCGAAAGCCTAACCAGAACATTAATTCCTGAGCAGTCGGTTTTTCCATCATGTCTCTCCAAGGAAGTTTCCACCGGCtaaagacacaatgccatccgaCCATTTTACTCATAAGGTCCCATGAACTGAACTTGAAATGTCAAAATGGGTCACTTAATCCTTGTGCCGTATCTTTTCCTATAGTGGTGCTGCGGTGGAGCACGTTCCGCTACCACTTATAGagtgtaaggttttttttttgtatgtttttgttgAGCCCAGAGTATTGCTGTAACCTTATAATGAGactttttgctaattttggtTGCAGATGCATGTGTTTCTtgaggttttttttgtttactagCAGTAGATCTTTATTATTAGTAAATATAATTGTTAATATCTTGATACATGTATTCTTTGGAATAAACACACCACTCACTGCCTTACCCGGAATGGTCCagttgggaggcaagaaaatagttatataCATCAGGGGCATCTAAGCCGCCATGTTGCTTAGGAGCCTGGAGAAGAACCCGACCAAGTCTGGGAGTTTttccctgccaatagaaggaccCCAGAGCCCCACATAGTGAATTAAAATATTTCCTAGGGGGGGTCACGGGAGCTTAATGAAAAAGATAAAGGAATTTAGGAAGGTAAATCATTTAAAATATATTGATCCTGCCAGCTAGAGAGAGAGGGAGTGAGGACCAGGCAGTTAACCGCTTCACAGTGGAACATAAGAGCGGCTCTAAGTTCAGGGACAAATAGTCTATCAGGGATGCAGTTACCTCCACCCCTAAGTATCTAAATCAGGAAACCACCTGCAGCCCTGCTGGTAGGGAGGGGGACCCCAGATGAAAGCGCCATTAGGTAGCCCAGTTGACCCGCAACCCGAAATTGAACTAAACCAGTCAAGTAGATCAATAAGGGACAGGAGAGAACCCCCAGCATCCGCCAAGTACACCAATGTGTCGTCTGCATAAAATGAAACCTTCTCTACAATAGACCCCCTGGGAGTACCACAGATAGCAGGGTCTCTATGGATGCCTGCTGCCAAAGGCTCTATTACCAGTGGAAAAAGGAAGGGAGATagcgggcacccctgcctcgtccCACGAACCAGGAAAAAGGGAGCAGAAACATCTAAGTTAGTGGGAATACGGGCCCTAGGACTATCCTATAGCAAGCGAACCCAAGCACAGAATCGGGGACCAAACCCAAACGCACAGAGTACCTCCCAGATATAGGGCCACAGCACCGAATCAGAGGCCTTATAAATATCCAGACTAACCACCACACCAGTAGGAAAGCCCTCCCCTATCGCTGCTATGTTGAGTTGCAGACGCTTTATATTCACATCAGTAGCCCTAGCTGGCATAAACtcagtttggtcaggatgaatgatagcGTCATGACCCCATATAGGCGGGTAGCCAGCACTATAGCCAAGATCTTAATACCAACATTCAAAAGGGAAATAGATGTTAGGATCTATTTCGTCCtgtgatcagtcaactccagccgtGTTGATTAGCAGATAGATTTAATTCATATGTATCGATACAGATGGATGTTCTCTTACATGCAGAAAAAACAGCTCCACAGAAGAAAACCATACCCCAAAATAGATTACAGCCCTTTTATATGGCAGCACTCTAAGTGTGAGCTGATTGGCTAAGGAACCCCGGTGGCTCATAGTGTATAactttattacattacattatatcacaGGGttccttttacactttatttCTTATCTTAGAAAAAGCTTGTTCTCCAACAAAAGCCTCATTATTTACCAAGGTCATTTGGATAGTTTTTGAGCATCACTGGGCACTGGCCAGAACTAAGACAATGGTTAATAGAAACTAGATAAAATAGGCCAACACCATCTAAAgttagacaatatatatatatatgaatacaaaaaacatagatatcaaaatataattttaacaaCATTCCCTCCTCTGATATCTATGTTCACTCTCTCAATTCATTTCAGCATAAGTCCCTTCCTCAGCTGGGTTTTTGGACTTTACTCCATAGAGAGGGAGTATAATCATAGGAATCTTCTTCCAGAGAAATAGTTTGGTACATAGTTCTTGTCACAGCAGTCTCAGTTTTGAATTCAGGGAATGCAACAACATCCACAGGTCATCAAGATGGCCAACACAATCGCAATGGAGATGAGGGCTGATGTCACCAATCCAGTCCATCTTCAAAAACCATCCCTCAAGCCAGTCGATGAATGGGTCACTTATTCCTGAGTTCTCGGACAACTCATTTGATAATGCAGTCATTCCTTCGATTGATCTGGTCACGATTCTTCCAGGAGCTGTATTGTTGGGAATAAAGGTACAACGCATACTACCAATATCTTGCAGACCCCTCCTCTTTCTGCTAGTACTATATCTAAGGCCATCCTATTTTGCCAGGCCATCAAAGAGGTGGGGGGTCAATAATTCTGCTAAGCCTTTGACTGCATCCCTTATAAAATGTACAAACCTCTGTTGGTTATAGTAGATGTCATTTATTCAGTTAACATTTTTGTTTACTGTACTCCACCAAAAGAACAGAGACTCAAACCCTGCTGCCACTTGACCTCTGGCTTTAAACTCATTAGGCAATCAATGTAGAACCCCTATCTCGTCAATGTACACCTGAGAATCAAAAGACCCTTTAGGAGAAGTGTCCCTTCGGCTACGTGGGTGGCCTCCTTTCCAGGGTGACTCTGACAGGATATGGAGGGGCATTGCCAGTTGAACCACAGCAAAATACCCTTGGTCTTAGCCTAGATCTTAGCCGTTTATCTCCGCAGAACCACCAGACGTCAGCCCTTTGGGTATCATGCTTAACCCAGCCACCATCTTTCCCTTTCTTGTTAATCCTTTCCATACAGTAGTCATCGGGGAACGATCCCAGGTTTGTACCGCTCTCATTCCCTGGGAGTGCAAAGAGAGTAAAATTGCCAGAAAATGCCGTGACCGCTGGGGGTATTGAGATCTCTGGACCTGAGGAAACAATAAACTCAATGTATGACAGGTTATGTTAGTATCAGGTTTGTATGCTTTTTGGAACAGTTTCAGCATACAATTTAAACCTTCTGGACCTGTACTAGGGTTAAAAGGAAAGGGTGCTGTAGCTAAGTGGGGCCTGGCACCCGCACAGACTAGGCAATTTTCTCTTTTAAATGTTTTGGCTTTATAGATTAGCCATTCTAGCCACTCATTTTTATCTTGATACCCTGTCTCTAGGGATATGGCATCCTCTATGGTGAGTTAATATTTCAACTGTGTTATAAGGCACTTACCTTTTCTTGGTCTGACTTCTAAGAAAAAGCCTCCTATAGGATCTGTTCCTGATACTTCTACTCTCCTACAAGGTAATATCTCTGATCTGTGTTTTATGCATAACTACCCACTTCTTGTACAGTGTACTATGGGTAGTGGGTACTAAGCGTACATTACAGGTTATCAAATTATACATAGCAATTAACCAGAGGACACCTGCATGCTATCTTAGCCCTTGACCAATTTCCCAGAAACTCCTCAGCTACTATTATCAGCTTGGTCATTCCTTCCTGAGAACTCATACACAGATACAAAGTAGAATCAACTACTTAGCCTTACTCAAATTCAGCTTATTTTCTAACAAATTCTTTACTTTAAGGATATTAACTGTTTAGTTTCCAtaacattaaccccccccccccccccccgattataTTGTTTGCCATATCTTTTCAATATCCCAATGACTACATTCCACCAGCAGATTGAATGCTAGTATTCAACATGCTGTTGGCAGGAACCCCACTTTTCATCACTAGGAAAAAGATAGAGCTCACACATATAATCACCATTTTCTCATTAATTCCATCTGAGATAGAGGTATAACCCCTGAATTCTTTATTATTAATTCTTTAATTAAGTGGATATAGCCAAGAGTATAaacattctataaaaaaaaaatatatcattggtTGTATTGTTAAGTAAAAAATTTCTGTTACACCCTACTTATTTCTAATGCCTGTTAGTGCCAGGTAGAGGACAACATATGTTCTGTATCTGAAATAAAagtgtggtagcctgggggatgtagggtatggggagtgtagctgtgcgggtattaaagggtgcttgttaacccttgctattcgtgacgccagggtgggggctcctcaataaagcttttcctaccgccgcccttcccaggaacgatagggaggtagatgatactaGGTTTGAGGTAGTGAGTTAACaatgttaactttactgaagactcTCTGTACACTTcgttaacataacagtctcttatcaatacaacagcttccttttggcgattgacagtggttgggactttATCTTTAAAAGTGTCTAGTCTATAgattggatttaggggaattagttgcggttaAGTAgccacgctagcattagcaggaattagggtaaaactcacgatttttggctctgctgagcccgtaggttttgaggcctagcgtgtctttgaatgttgcgtagcacaccgtcctgttagtccggcatccacaagagcagcaacccaagagagcgataattggacgcagctcccttatatgggcaggggctggactaactctaattggtccaaacggatgtcaatcaccttcacagagatttgtgggtaacacgtgacccaaggacgtCCTagggtcctgcaacataccatagaggttactagcatggtcacatgaccgaaggtcctgcgacgctgaacaaggtaagtatcatacattcctatacatttctatacaatatagatataattattaatatttacatttataaacactaaagttagacttaaggagaggcgactaggggctggcccacctgaggaaccctacctgaacgtagttactctgactttggggacctctacactaggtactggatgcaatacggtatcgggacaccacaaacccccttacttaagataagtcggcctcgacatcAATCCCCTAAGACAGAAggacgaagtgaaggtcgggtacaacCTATAAACCTACTTAATATTTACTTTTGGTGTACATACattggtttgggtaaactcatgaacagggtTGGttagttcatgaatttagtaacaggatcaTATTAGTCatatgagatacatcctacttagcaTTTTTCTTTCTCTAGCTCACTAGACAATTGAAATCTCACTACACATTTTTATTTAGGTTTACTAGACAGttgaaatctcactatacatttgtgccatattagctacctgtttagtacactggaagtatattggcttgcccgaggctttctaccaataaagctggctactagggtctattggctacacgctcatATCCccagaacacaacagataaacctttcaGGTTACCTTTAATTATGTGTATTATTTTTAAGCTAACAAGagtatctactggccaggcagaacatctcgcacacgtataagaacagagaattagtgtacatgacagtggcaggaattggaaaaatgACATGAGCTACAATTCCCAAGGCATTTACTTTAGTGTGAgataattttttgtttgtttggtgtactaactttaagtgaggtaagtacacttaagtgattgttttGTGAAGTACTATATGTTTAGTACTGTGTGTGaaaggtcagtcttgataccttaagggtagtttcccttgagtggacctttgagacCGACACAACACCACTTCCTGAGTCTCAGGGACTTCTTCAAAGGACAATTCTCTGGCAACTTCGATCCAGGTGGGACCCTCTGGCGAATCTGCAACGGAAGTCATACTCTCTACAGGAGTGGCGTGATCCATTAGGCTTGGTAAGGGAAGTCCTGGAGTACTTGGTAGGAGAACGGGAGTACTTGGAGCTGTCACTGTAGGACACTGAGGCGTAGAGATCAAGGTTGGTTGTACTTCAGCCGGACACTGTACCCCAATGAACATAGTGTAGGGTGAGGAGAGGAGAACAGCGGAACATCCATTGTGGGGGGGATTCCCTCACCCGGAACATATTCTCTTGTTGGCCTTGCCTCTAAGGGTGCCGGAGGAGGTGGCTCGGGCAAGTTGTCTTTCATGCACAGCTTTAGCCTATTTCGGTGGACTACCTGCGGCTGGAACCCCTCCTTCCATACCTCATAAACGTCCGTGTTGGGGTATGTCAGGTACAATAGTGTAAGGCTCCGTCTCCCACAGAGAGTCCAGTTTATGCGACCGAGGAAACTTCCGGAGCCAGACTCTATCCCCAAGTGTCAGTAGTCGAGCGGATGCATGCCGgttgtagtccttttgctgtctGTACTGAGCCTCGCCCATTTTCTTCTCTACAATGTCTTTGGCTTCTTCAATCCTTCTTTGGTGCTCAGAGACCCAATCTTGAGAGGCCTCAGGAGAGTTGTTGAAAGGTGCTTGCAAGCCGATGGCTCTATCTTTAGGCAGTTGACCGTGTCGACCCATCATCAAGAAGAAGGGAGTGTACCCGGTGGAACAGTGGACAGTATTATTGTAAATTTCCAATAGTTCAGGCAGTAGTctaggccactcttcgtgctttgaaaagatgctgcccttagcatctgAATAAACACCTGATTAATTCTCTCGCACAGCccattcccttgagggtgatatgcagtgGTCCTGAGCTTCCTACAATCATGAAACTGACAGAGTTTTTGGAACAATTGAGCTTCAAACGCAGTCCCCCGATCAGTGAGGACCGATTCAGGACACCCGAGGGGTTGGATCCAATGGCTGTAGAAGACCTGGGCGGCCGTCCTGGCAGTAAGATCCTTGACGGGCACAACAACTACccatttggagtaatgatccaccatagtcAAGGCATAGGTGTATCCTGATCGAGTAGGGGCTAATTTCACGTGATCCAGGGCAACCAGTTGATTAGGCCTCTCAGTATGAATTGGATGCAATGGGGCTCTTGCGCCCTTGCAAGGATTCTTGGTGACATTACATTGCATTCGGCACACCACTTCTCGATATCTCCACGCATCCCTATCCAATAGAACCTTCTTCGGATAGTGGCCTCGGTCTTCTGgaccccaaagtgtcccgactggtcgtGATAAGTATTGAGAACCATGGCGGCATCCCTTCGTGGGACAAAGATCTGATGCAGGCGTTCTCCAGAAACTGGGTCCAAGGAATTTCAACATAGCAGTCCTTTATGGAGGAACAGACGATTCCTTTGCCACCACAACAGCTTCAATTCCAAGTCCCCTTGCGCCTTGCGTAGCCTAGTCGGCACTCTCTTTTGCAGTAAGTAGTCCAAGAGGTCTCCCATGACCCTACTCTCGTCTTGCAGAGTCCTCCAAGTGTACAATTCTTCGGGTACGTTAGGAGGCCCAGGGTCATCACCTTCTTGAGTGGTTAGAgtattctggctcacgaacctctgATAAAAGggcggcatctccacatcttcccatacATCCTCCATGGGGGGGCTCTTCCCCGGGGGCCATACAGGAGAGCACATCTGCATTTACATTACTCTTTCCACTGCAGTATTTGAtattgaaatcatagttggccaatcgGGAAGCCCAGCGTTGCTCAATGgcccccaacttggcagtgttcagatgcgccaatggattgttgtcggtgtagaccgtgaagggcgTAGCTGCCAAATAGTCCTTGAATTTCTCTGTGACCGCCCAGACCAGAGCAAGGAGTTCGAGTTTAAAAGAACtgtagttagcatcattcttctctgcaCCCTGAAGTTGTCGGCTAGCATAGACGATGACTCTCTCCTTACCGTCTTGTATCTGCGACAGAATAGCCCCCAagccttcaaagctggcatcagtgtATAACCGGAACGGCTGGCTGTAGTCGGGGTAGGCTAGGATAGAAGGCTCAGTAAGGAGATGCTTCAGAGCCCGAAAATCCACTTCTTGGTCTTCACCCCACTGTGTAGGGAGTCTCCCATTATAGTTCTCCTTGGCAATTACCCGTAACAGTGTAGTCAGAGGCCTGGCAATGTGGGCAAAATGAGGGATCAACCGTCTATAATAACCGGCAAACCCAAGGAAACTTTGAACTTCACGTATAGttctgggtgtaggccactctttcacggTACTCACTTTATCGGGATCGGGTTGCACACCTTCAGCACTGACGACATGCCCCAGATAGTGGACCTTGGGCTTCAGCAAGTGGCACTTGGAGGACTTTACTTTCAGGCCATGCTGTATCAGGACCTGGAAGACTTCTCTGAGATGTTCAAGATGCTCTTGGTATGTCCGAGTGTAGATGATGATGTCATCCAGATAGAGAAGGACACTCTGAAAATTCAAGTGCCCAAGGCATCTCTCCATCAGCCGCTGAAAGGTAGCCAGGGCTTTTCAAAGTCCAAAGGGTATACTCTTGAACTCGAAGAGCGCCATCGGGGTCACAAATGCCATCTTTTCTTGATCCTCTTCGGCCATAGGGACTTGCCAGTACCCACTCGTCaggtccagtgtggaaaagtaagcTGCGGATCCCAGAGCGGTGAGGGACTCTTCTATTCTAGGAAGAGGGTATGCGTCCTTATGGGTGATGTCATTCAACTTCCGGTAGTCCACACAGAATCGGATAGTTCCATCCTTTTTCTTAACAAGGACTAAAGGAGCGGCCCGAGGACTCTGGCTTTCTCGGATGACATCAGCGTCCTTCATTTCCTGCAGCAATTTTTTTACAGTCTGGTACATTGCAGGAGCAACCGGCCGGTGCCTCTCCTTGATGGGGGGACTATCGGCAGTTAtaatccgatgctggatcatcgtggtcctgccaaagtcgtGGGGTGTTTGCTGAAGGCTTCTTGAAACTGTTTAGCCAACTGAATCCTCCAATCTGGTCCGGGGGAGTTTCGTCGTCTCCTATCTGCAACTGAGTCCACCAGGGGTCCTTCCGGTCCTTGTCGGCCCCCGGGGCAATCTGAGCAGTCCACTGTCTGGCTACTTGAGGTTTAGACATCACATCTCGGGGGTCCAGATGATGCAGCTGAGCAACAGGGGTATACTTGGCCAATCTTGTGACAGCCGGAGAGAGGTTTACCACTCGAACCGGGACTCTCCTATTCCACACAGTGACGAGGCTTCTTGCAGCACGTACCAAAGGGTAGTCTTCCAACTGCATGGGTTCCAAGAGTGCCTGGTACTCTTGattcttcacccctggtcgggcTCCACACCAGATAATAGTTTCTGTCTGTGGCTGCAGCGTGACAGCCCACATGTCTTGAATTCTCACCCGGCAGATCTCTCC containing:
- the EEF1AKMT1 gene encoding EEF1A lysine methyltransferase 1; amino-acid sequence: MDGSDDDEDVPQLSAHTLAALQEFFSEQQEQESLKSGPDYDKFAVGAVEEDWQLSQFWYSDKTALSLAKEAIEASGKNGRIVCVSAPSVYQKLKGLVGDEVTVYLLEYDRRFSVYGDEFIFYDYNNPLDLPEGLQHSFDVVVADPPYLSEECLCKTAQTIEYLSKGKTLLCTGAVMEDLVAQKLGLKMCKFIPKHNRSLANEFRCFANYDIGLDVAS